The following is a genomic window from Thunnus maccoyii chromosome 13, fThuMac1.1, whole genome shotgun sequence.
TTAGTGCTTATTGGTTTAAACAGACTAGACTAATGTGTAATAGTCCATAATGAGAGGAGGATAATGCTGGGGTCTTTGGAAATTACCTattatactatttttttttttttttttttacatataacaccctgttttttttaaattcctttttAAAAACCAGAGGACAAGGTTGTCAACTCCGCTGTGACAACTTCTCTCTGTGCCAGCTGTTGTCAGGCATGTTGAAGAGCGCAGGCTACAAAGTTAGACGGAACAATCATTTCTTTACCTTGAACCATACGTAAAAGATATCTGAGACATGTTTGAGACTATTTTATAACGCATTTGGTAAATTATGTGTtgcgtccccccccccctcaaactACAATCCCTTCATTATTCCCCTTCCCCATCCCATTGCGGTGATCTCCTGATCTCCTCTTCCTTGGCTCCGGTCCAAACAGTGTAGTGGTGGAGAGAGCCGGTCAGTGTCACAAGACCGACAGCATGATTTTCCATAGAGGTGTGCTGCAAGGGACATGCAGCCTACTGCTCTCTCTGCAGCAGTCCTTAAAAGCTTGTGACAATTTTAATACAAAGATATCTTCATCGGATATTGAATTATATGgtattttaagttaaaaatatTAGAATAAAACTACTATTAGTGGACAAAACGTACAATACAACCAATAGAAACTTAAATTTAAACTTAAAGTAGTATTTTAGGCATTTTTAAGTGTGTCTGGGAATATGAcaatttttcatttacagtgGGGAGGCACTTTTTCTGCTGCGAGAACATGCACTGATTGATTAGTTGCACGACACCATCGATTTGCAGAGAACTGATCAGAAATCAGCACTCTATAATCTAAATGAATAGACCTGGACTACATTAGGATTAACATAGACtgggtcttttttttccacaggagTTGCAGGCCCTTATTATAATGCTGATGACGCTGGTGGATGGAGCGTGCGGACGTAACGGAGACACAACGGACGCAAGTTGgccagagggaggaggaaaggcGCGGGATAGAGACTACGTCACCGAGCTGCGTCAAGCTACCGCGAGGGAACTAGCAGGAACCGGAAATTACACTGTTTAAgcgttttaaaacaaaacaacgagTTATGTTAATGTAGTAATATTAGGCTTAGTGTCATTCTGGTGAGTGAGTGGTATATTCACGTAGTATAAGACGACTCTCTTGTGTTAAATACAATTTCGCTTCGAGGCTTCGTCCAGCTCGAGAAACGTTACAACGGTTATGTGCGTCGACAGTGTTTCATTGTGAAACGTCGTCACCGGACGTTCAGGTTTCCTTCTTTAACGTATTGACGCTAAATGTCCAGCTACAACCTCAGCTGTGGCAGCCGAAGGCGAGAATTTATAACAGCGGTGTACGGAACCGAACAGGCGGATAATCAGACGGTACGTGTCGCTGcgtgttgttgatgttgtgacGGGATGTGAGAAATCCTGCGAGGCTCGGACAGCGCCGTTAAACCGGGTAAACCGACTGTGGACACCCCAGCCGCAGAAGACTTGGCTGACTTCAGATAAAAAGCAACCCTGcgatgttttttttgcatttcccAGTAAGTATCCTCACTTAGCCTACACTGCAGAGATTGAGCTCACAGTGGGTTTAGGCTATTATTAATCTTTTCTGCTGTCTTATCGGTAGTCTGGTGTGCATGCACAGAGCTAAGTTCGCGTGGCCACGTTATTGGGGGTAGGGGGCACGAGCCGctgaataaatatttgtgtaataatttGCAGTAGGAGCCTCTTGTCGAGCTGACACTCCTCTCATAATTTACCTCCTGACTAATTCACGCgttaataaatgctacaacACTCTATGAAAAGGTTAATCCTCTCCTCGCTGATGAACCcccctcctacacacacacacgcatacacacacacacaaacgcacacgcatacacacacacacatacacacacaaaatgtctTATTAAATTGGATGCATTGTCACTTAGAGAGTAAATGAAGAATGCCGGCCCATGTTTGAATAAGATTACAGCCGATAATAGTGCTCCTATGGCTCACTGCATGTCCTCATTTAAAAGGGTAAGTGACACCCCGCACTTCTTCAACTCTATACAcagttcagctttttttttttttgaaatatgtATTTGAACCCCCTCCCTGAGTTGATCCTCCTTCTGCCTCAACACACTGACCTGTGCAAGTCACCAAGCCTGCTGGACCAGGATTGAGATCACTGATCTTAAGGCATAATCCACTTTGGCAATTAACCTTTCACCGGTCCAAGATCAGTAAGCAAGGTCACCCCTGGGTGCTGTTCTCGTCGTCTCCACAGTGCGCCGCATGTGAAAACCTTAAAAAGAGTTTTATGTATAGTCAGTGTGATGCATTATCAGTGACAAAGACCACCggtccccccacccccaaacAATTGAGAAAGCTTTTAAACCATGTTAGACAAAGGGAGGACTGGTTTATGTGCTTTGACGTttggtttttcatttaaaagtgtgttCAGAGGTAACATTTTGCACAGAGGATCATTTGAGCGAATGTCATTcactactgtagtttgtttaacAGCCTGTTACGATGCAAAAATCTAAATCTAcagctttaatttaatcaaTTGTCAGGTTTCTGTGGCCAAAGAATGGATAGAAAGAATATATAGATAGAAAGAATATAGATATACATCACAGTTTGTTTCCACAAATTATTATAGACTTGTTCCTCAAATAAGttgaaaacaagaaacaagggggaaaaaaaccagGAGGTTCCCCTTGGTtaaaattttgaatttaatgttgactactttttaaaatatccaAAGCCAGAGTCACatctacactgtaaaaagtaactgtaataatgtttgctgtaatgtttttttaaattaaaactagTCTCTTGAAGTGTTTATACAGAGTTATCACCAAACTTCAGCTTATGACTTTGTAGGAGTGAGAGAGACAAGGTGTTGGCTTTACTCTGTCTGTCCTTCAAGCATTCCTGTGACTGTGACCTTTGGAGTGTGTCACGCAGTGTAAGGGGGGAGGGAACTCGAGTAGCGTACAGAAATCTGGACAGATACAGTGGGTTATGTATTTTAGGAAGGAAAAGCCAGTGTTACGAGTATACACAGGCCTTATAATAGAGGAAACAAAACTACTGccaatatatacagtaggttCTCTCTTGCACTCATGGAGATTGGCACTGCTGTTAATGTTAAGAGCCCTTTAATAAACTAATATGTACAGCTTGCTCTCACAAATCATGGTTGTCATTGTGGGACAGGACACAATGTACTTTGGGGTATTTGACTATTAAAAAACCACAAATGGCAGGTTAACATGAAAAGTATCTGTGGCACTCAAAACCTTTGCTTACTTTGCAGGTGTCCTGATAACTGCAGACTTCAGCTCAAAGCAATAGCACTTCATTGAACCACCACTGGGAATCACGGATACATAGGCTTCAAACACCAGTTCAGCAAACAGGTAATCTCTTCTCACATCACCTTTTATGCTGATGAAATATTACGCTATTGTGCTGTGCTCCATCTGGGATTATGTCTGTTATTTGTGCTGTGCGGTCAAGTGCCTCACCTACCTCACATTTCATTCTTGTAAGGCTGTAGCTGGGCAATGTTCGGGTCTTCTTAAGAAAATACTCACAGACAAAAGAGGGATGTGGAAGGAGAAATGCAGCTAAAACACCAGAGTACAATTTTTGAAGGTGCTGACCTCTCATTTCACACCCAGAATATTACGAGTGGTTAGTGATAGCATACAGCATGCCTCATTCTGTTGCAATCAAACAGCTCACAAGACATGTTCCTTTTTGAGAAAAGCAGGGTCAGCAGCTGCAACTTAGTCATATCTTTGGGTCTGTTGCTCTGAAATTATAGTGCATGAACTCATTGGAAGCCTGAAGGGGTGGGTTGTGATTGCCCTGCAAACCCAAAAAGGATAAACAAGGGACATGTAGTGGATAGAGGGGAGAGAGGATTGCCCTCTGCTTAAGTAGCATGAAATCAATGTGAGAATGTCCAAAATCCTGTGTGAAGAGAAAGGAGCAATCAAGTTATCAGTGTAAACGGCTTGATGACGCCATAACTTTAGAGTCCTTTGTTTTTTGGGTGCTGGATGCAGACTGGGGGAAAATGAAAGCTTTCTGCAGTATTTTCCATTTAGCAGAGTCAACATATGTGCCACAATACAATGAAGGTGGAATTTCACGGTgtgcaaaacaaattaacaccaattaaattattaaaactcACCAGTTAAATGTGTGAGTCAAACCTAGCAGACAGACATTCATCATAAGGACTCTCTTTTGGTATTCTGTCAGGTAAAATAAGTTGAGAGTGTGGAGTTATGGTTCATGTAAGTTAATTCCTGACCATGCCAGTCAGGCTCACAATTAGGGTTGAACATATTTCTCCAGTGTCACAACAACCACGTTTTTGTGATGTTCCCCTGTCATATGAGAGCACATGAGTTTTGTTTTCTGAACTCTAAATTACTGAGAGTAGTTTGTGAAGAACATTGAAGcctgtgcaaaaaaaagtatattaatAGCGAGTTGAATTGGCAGTTAAATAATGCTGAAAACTGCATTTGTGTCCAGAGAGCCTCTTGAACCAACGTGTTATAGCTGCAGTGCCTCCATCCTTTACTGTCTAGCAGCTGGTAGTAAAGGCAGATTGTAGCCCGGCCCATCGCAGCACTCAGCCTACAACGAGCTAGCAGCTGCTGGACTCTGATTTTCTGTCAAACCTGTGCCATGTTATCACACCGCGGAGACACTTCAGTGCTGTACTAGTCACCGTTATCAAGGTAAGATGCAGCATAGTCCGGGTCAGAGTGACAGAAATAGAGCTCAGTCAAGATTAACGCCTAGCTTctgctagctagttagctaagAGAAGCTAACCTGCACTTATAATGTATTCGGTGATGttaaagctaatgctaacccaAACATGCCTGTACATTAGTTTACAGTACACACGACACGTTTCTCTGGCAtgttaaatagaaaacaaagcaacGTAGCCAACCCCGACTGGTTTTAGACACAGTTTAATCTGCTTTGGTTAAACGAATAAGTAAATATTTAGCTATTATCGCTTGCTCCTTTAACATTTTCGTGACTGAAACTGATGTTCCTCTTATGTGGCCAGCGGTGCACATGGTGCTCACTGGTCTGGTCAGAAAGTCTGAGCAAAACAGAATGATATGGTTGATTTTCTGGGCTCATATACTGTTGGCTGATTCATTCACTGAGCTTGTAAACTCAGTCCAAGCAAGCTAAACTTTAAACAGGCTGGGTTTGCTGTGACCCCCTTGCTGAGCTTGCCAAACAGTGCTACTTTAAAGTACAGAGGGGGCAAACTCCAAATAAAGTGTTTGACTGCCAACCACTATTGGATGGCATTTATTGCTGTAGCAGTAAATATGATAAAAGCATACTTGGTTTGCATTCAGTGATATCTAGAGTAAGTAAAGATTCAGTATCTTAGTGTGTTGAGCTCAAGGTGTCAGGTAAAGAGTCTTTATCTATaaactgtacatactgtacacatactgCATATATGTAAATAACACATAGACTGTGTTATGTGAGATTGTTGTGGCAATTTCGCTGACTTAGTTTTCCTCATAACATCAACATAATGTGAGCTATCTTCCTTTTtccctttgtttttttcccctcagttGGTCTTTAACCCTGATATTGTCCAGCTTTGGTCAACCttgaaatcatattttcaagTACATGAACTGACtgaagtagggctgcaactaatgattattttcattagcaattaatctgtcagttttttttcttgattaatcaattagttgtttggtctataaaatgtcagaaaattgtgaaaaatgttgatcactgtttcccaaagcccaatatgacatcctcaaatgtcttgttttgttcacaacccaaatatattcagtttactgtcatagaggactatagaaaccagaaaatattcacatttgagaaactggaatcagatcatttggacattttatttccttagaaaaatgactccaaatgattaatcagttatcaaaatagttgatgattaattcaatagttgacaactaatcaattaattgactaatcgttgcagctctagactgAAGGACAGAGGCAAGAGTATTTAACTGATAAGTTAAAAGACAGTGTCTTTTAAGTGGTATGTTTATTTAATGAAGCAgagaaaatcatgtttttctaaGGACAATGTCTAATCACTCTGTGATGTAAAGTGTATCTAGATGTAAAGTTGTCAATAGAGGCTGTTCATTATAGATGtcttataaataaatgagaagTATATAACATTTATTCATAATGCTGCAGCCTGACAGACAGTATACAGTACAGGTCAGGACTGACTAATTATAGGCTATGCCATAAACTCACATATTGTTGACTGATAGTTTTGTGTTCAAGGTTGACAGTTAATGTCTTTAGATAAGGCATATCAGTGTTTAACTTCATGTAACTCAGAAATTTAGTTTCAAAAATGTGAATCAATCAGAAAATGATTTACCTGGTCACATTGCTCAATGAATCCCCTCCAGAATCAACCATACCAGTATGTACAGAACATACTACTGCATGTAATGTTGTCATTGTGGGCAGGGTGAGATATTGGAGCATTGAACCGACCATAAGCACTGTATTTTCAACATTGCAACACTTTGTAAACATGCCGTCTGCTACTGAATTATCAGCCCAGCTgataaacaagaagaaaacatggTTGGTTGGTAATTGCACTGGATTGCCAGTATGTGCATGAGAAAATCACAAGTCACTTTCAAGTCTTAACTGGATTGAGGCTATTTAGGCTGCAGAGATCCCATCTCATCGTCCTCACACAGTGATCTATTAAGTTGGAACAACAGTACAATCGTTCAAGTAAGGCCCTGCATTAATATATCCACTGATGAGTTGGAGCCCAAAGACAGATGTGGCACAGACTACAACTCATGCCCCGTTTATTCCTTTTCCCCTTCTTGTAACCAATTTCTCTGATCCCTGAAGTGCAGTTGATTAAAGTAAATCTATCATTTGCTAAGAATCGTGAAAGTACAAAGTCACTTCCAGACAGTATAATGAAACTTGAataatttgtctttgtgtggCTTTACAGTATACTGACCAGACCTCCTTATGGGTGTAATTACAGGAGTAGTACACCTATGCTCTTGATTAATTACCCTAAAGTAGTCAGAGTAGTAGTCATTTTACTCTGCTAATAACCTGGCTCAGATATTCACCCATCTGCCTGTTCCTCACACTTATGCCCATTTGATATTATTACATCCCGTGTCAAAGAGATCAGGCTGTTTTAGGCTAATTGTGTCATAAATAATGGGTGCAATGTATGATTGGCATTGAGGGTTCAGACATTTGGCATCAGGACGAAGTTACTGGAAGCTGAATCGCTGCTTAAAAGCATAAATCAAATTACTCATGGCTATTCACATTGCTCTCCACTGGGTTTGCACTTGCTGTGGGGAGTCAGAACTGTACACTCACTTAAGACATTAAATCTTCTCTTTCGATtgtcataatgtttttttgtcttaagGAATTATTTTAAGGAATGctcatttgttttatgttgttgttgtaatggCTTACAAATAGATTATAAATGTCGGTGTCGGGAAAGCGGCTGCTGCAAACTTCTTCTGCCCCCTGCAGAGCTGAAATTGTgccatagttttttttttttcctcatttaagAAGTTACAGGTGCAATATATACTAGCTATAATTTTGAACTCATGAGCTTCCTGTGTACTTGTATTTGGAATCATGAACATATTTGTAATTTCATGGCTTGCATGAGgtatttactgtaatttcttTCTTGGTGCTTATTCATCTATGGTAGGAGAGGCTATAGTTTCTGTAATTAAATTGAGAAGTACAGACAGTCTTTGGCAGGGAAGCAGGTTGCTGCAGCACTATTACTTGCGTGAACATAACTTATGTGTCTGTATAGTGAGGAGCGGTCACTGTTTATGAGCATGGCGACCTTCATCCAGTCACCTTGGCTATTTTAATGTCTGGAAATGTCAGAGACAAAGACTTCACACTGTGGGGGTGCACTGGGGACTGTATAGTTTTTTATTAGGTGTGAAAAGGTTTTAGTGAATCCAaggtgttgttttctttttgttgttgatggttTAAACAACCTAGCTGAGAAAAAATagtccaaacaaaacaacatggaGACTCAATGCTGCTAAAGCTTTTGTgatattagcatattagcatgctgataaTACAAAATCCAGGTGCTTCCACAGTCCATGCTTCCAGCAAAGAACAATGACCAagattttaataataaaaatttaataataatttaataataataatagtcacTGGGTGTAGCTTAGTACTTGTGAATTGGGCTTTAACCAAGGTTAAAAGTTGGTCTGAatgcttgcattttttttgctttttgccaCGTGTTCACTTCTGATTTCTGTGAAATCTGTAGGCAAAAGGGCAAATAagacaataataattcattacTGATCAGTTGGCATGAAGATCAGGTCTGAGGCTGCAGGGTGGGCTGGGGTAGTGAAAAGGTCTGGCAGCCCGTGTTGGACAGTACTTGtgctttctccctctctcttttatttggaaaatgccaaagagaaaaacaaatcaagtgAATTAGTCATTGTGATTATGAAAATGCCAATCTTTGCTTAGATAAAATTTTATTAGAAGATATCTGGCTCCTTAAAGATTTATTTCAACTTACTGAAAGAAAAtccaaaatcagaaaaaaatctgaaatgaatgTAATGCATGTACTTTTTACCTGTTTAgatgtttatattatatatctgACCTGCACCGTGTGTTTTTATCAGTTGGTATGAACATAgtttaaaagacaaacatttgaGGTAAAAGTTGAATGCCTTTATTTACTTTGACctttctttgttgtttattttttcccctttagaCGTCATGTCTTCCAGGGAGCGTCGGTCCGATGTCTACATAAAAGCAGAACCAAGCAGTCCAGAGGGAGGCGGGGGAGGTCGGACCAGCCCTGGCGGGGCCTCCTCAGACTCTTCTCAAAGCGGAGGTGGAGGAACCAGAGGAGACAGCGCTAAACGTTATTCCCCGCCACTCTATACACCAGCTCTGCGTTGCCACTTTAAAGACGAGGGTGGTGATGGGGCAGAGGAAGGCTCCACTGGAAATGGAGCAGGGCGATGCAAGTACGCCCTGAGCACGTTACCCAAGAGGCTGTGTTTAGTATGTGGGGATGTGGCTTCAGGTTATCACTACGGCGTAGCTTCATGTGAGGCCTGCAAAGCATTCTTCAAGAGAACCATCCAAGGTGTGTGTTGTGGTGAAGTTTAAGCATTTGCATTGCAGTGTACAGTTGATGATACTCTGATACCTGATGTAAAGTAACAAGAGGACAGGTTTTACATTTGGAGTACGTGAATCATGTTAAACATGGAGCCTTGTGTCTGACACTGACCACTACTGACCATGGCCTTCTGTGTGACACTGTCAGCTTTTTCATCCGTGAAACACAAAAGTGTGAAATTCTTTCCATGCTTTTGAGAAACAAATTACAgatgtttctatttttctacaTATAGCTGAACCCTGCCAGTATTCTATTATTCCACTGAAGCCTTTCAAGAGCACAGTCaaagatatattattatatttgtcgTAGTCAATAGGAAATTTCTCTCATATTCTCAAAATATCTTGTAGTGTTACTCAGTGACCTGTGAACTCACTACAtacattctttatattttaatggAGAATAACTGGATGTTTATTACACTTGCCTGAGAGCTGGTATAGCTGGAGGGCAGGGTAGcgaaataatataatatagctGGTACCGATCAATGGAAATATGCCCTCATCAGCTCCAGCACAGATCTGCAACAGCCCGAGGCATCCCCAGTCTTCATAGCGGTAGTAAGGCTGAAGAATGCAGGAATGACTACGGACCCACATCACATACTAACGGTGTTATTCTTTAACATGCTTCAATACAAGGTCACTACAACTGGCCCATCTGGTTTATACTGGTCTGTTAGACAATAACCATGAAAACTTAGAAGTTGTCATACTGTTTGTACGTTGGGAAACATGGTGGGTAAATTGCctgatgtgttttcagctcTGGATAGAttgtatgtttaaaataaaacattgtctCTTCTTCTATAAAGGTAACATTGAATATAGCTGTCCAGCATCAAATGAGTGTGAGATCACCAAAAGGCGCAGAAAGGCTTGCCAGGCATGCCGCTTCACCAAGTGCCTCAAAGTAGGCATGCTGAAAGAGggtgagtgtttgtgttatgCAGTGAAGTTCCTTTGACAATAGCAGAAGCTGTGTAGCCAGTCTTTGATATTATATGTTCAGTGTCATTGTGCCAATCATTTAAATGTAGTATGTTTTTTCTGCcataaatcataattattttatgtttcatgaTGTAGGAGTTCGTCTTGACAGGGTCCGAGGTGGAAGACAGAAGTACAAAAGGCGCCCAGAAGTGGAGAATGCAACATACCAGAGTGCCCCTCTACCACTGACAAAGGAGAGTGAAAAAGGTGGGATTATAttcttgttttgtcatttgtgttttcttctatAACAGACAGCATAGTTTAATACTATTAGGTTAATCAAACTGAGGAAAAACGGCTCAATAAAAGACTTTTTGTGAAACTATCAATTGCTAACTATCAGCCAGTAAAGACAGCATCAGCTTACACATTCACTATATTTGATATTGAATACCAACTACATGTTTCaggatgagttttttttatcttgaggGGCATCTTGCTGTTGCTAGGCACGCATAATCGGCTGTCGATCAATTGTGTGCTGGCAAGCTACATGTAACAACCAACAGCAACTATCTTCAGGCAACtaaaaacagcaataacagACAAATCTAAGTTCTGGGGGGTCAGTCACAGTTCAGTTGGGAGGTCCTCACTCCAGTTAGAGATATAGTTAATCTGCTCAGAGTTaaacctctttttctctttttaaactgGAGGCGATCAAAATGCTCCTTCAAAAATGTGAGATGTGCTGGGGAGTTAAAACTCAAGGTGCTCAGAACTCAACTTGATACATCCATTGACCAGAGAACACAAGCAATGCATAAAACTCTTCAAACCTATTGGAATTTATAAGAAAACAGCGCCCTCTTCCTGCTTTTTCCTGCCATCAACACAAGAGTGAAATATTATAACTGTGCTAATTTGAGTAAATTTACATGATGATCTATCGTGCAGCTTTTTGCATAAACCTGACTGTGCAGAAACTACTTTGCACTACTATCGAAATAAGAATACACAGGTGATTCCAGTTAACACCAGCACAAATCAGCATATTGTATAAAGCAGCATGTTAGTTTAGACAATAACAGAGTAGATATTTTGGGTATCAGTCCAGCTATGAATGTACACGGCAAGTTTTATTCCATCATATTAATCCATTCCTCTCTGTGTATTTTGTGACACAGGCTCCTCCAACATCATCGTGTCCCACCTTCTAGTGGCTGAGCCAGAAAAGTTATTTGCTATGCCCGACCCTCTGCAGCCCGACACAGCCCAGCGCACACTCACCACCCTTTGTGACCTTGCTGACCGTGAGCTGGTCGTCATCATTGGCTGGGCCAAACACATTCCTGGTAAGAGATGCAGCGAAGATCATACTGGGGAAGAGAGGCAGTGATAACATGGCAGCAGTGAAAGAGAAGTATTGAACCAATCTCACTGATCGGGAAGAAACATATTGTGTCATGTTTCACCCAGACCATGACTTCTGGATTTATTCCCTCAGAAGCAGAGGACTGACTATTATAAAATGACCTGTGtgaacatgatgatgatgatgatgatgatggtggtgatgatgatggctgAACAGTGTAATTGTTGGGTACAACAAGAACGTCTCAGCATTATCAAATGGTAATATTAGTTATTGGTGCTTAAAATATATACCAAGTTTTAAATCTTAACCaggttttgtttaaataatCTTTATGCACATtgctcaaaatgaaaatgtttgtgacAAAATATATAGTCAAAATATATTACATTGATTATTGGGTGTGTGTCAGGAGAGGAGATTGGCATTTTACTTCTTTGCTGAATCTGTGCTAATGGTTCAATAGTGCAAAGGTTATCTGTATTACAAGCCAGAGTAAGGTCACCAGCTGTCTATGAAACCACTACTTGGTACTATAAAGACATAGGACCAGTGCTTGCTGTTTCATTTGACCTTCCCAAGTTTTTACCTATAACCAGTCGGCCTCCTCTGCATTCAGTCTTCTCTCTCCATCGGTTTTATTCCCCTGCAGGCTTCCTGTCGCTGTCTCTAGCAGACCAGATGTCCGTGCTGCAGTCAGTTTGGCTGGAGGTGCTGGTGCTGGGCGTAGCGTACCGCTCGCTTGGCTGTGAAGACGAGGTAGTGTTCGCAGAGGATTTTGTCCTTGATGAGGAGATGTCACGTGTTGCTGGACTGACAGAGCTAAATGCAGCAATTAGTCAACTTGCCCGCCGTTTCCGTGCACTAAACGTGGACCGGGAGGAGTTTGTCATGCTAAAAGCCATCGCACTCACTAACTCAGGTATTTATACTTCTGTGATTGGACAGTTATCATACTTAGTATTTTGGCGAACCAACATTTACTTACAGCTTAAAGAACTATTATTAGTGATATAGTGCAAATTGGAGGTTTTCATATCACTTGCAGTCAGTAGACTAAACTCCATCTGGTTAAAAGTGTGCTCTGGTGGTATTACTGAACAATTCCAGTTTCCCACAGTCTCTGCTAACATCAGAGgaaatcattacattttaatgagacATAATATTGGGCTTATAAAGGGGCAGCACTCACCACTTCCTTTAGGGGAGGATCCTGCACATAACTTAGTGGAATATAATAAACTGTTTTACAAAAACCACACTCAGTTCCCAGGTTATTACATACACCTGGTTAAAACTAATAATATGACAGGCCTGTGATAAATCCTACTTTTTATGAATGTTATAATGTCCACTTTCTCTAAAAACTGCtttagagaggtgttgattcaactgtatggtcattttggaggttTTAGTTTATATTGCTGTTGAACTGTAATAAGTTATACTAAGAGATGGTCCTAATATTTAGTCTACACTCAGTGATATAATCTCTGCATAACACAATGTatttcaacagcaccacaaactacagccacCAAAATGACAGAAGCTTTTTTTTGAcagaaactgaacattataaccttcataaAAGTTGGATT
Proteins encoded in this region:
- the esrra gene encoding steroid hormone receptor ERR1, with amino-acid sequence MSSRERRSDVYIKAEPSSPEGGGGGRTSPGGASSDSSQSGGGGTRGDSAKRYSPPLYTPALRCHFKDEGGDGAEEGSTGNGAGRCKYALSTLPKRLCLVCGDVASGYHYGVASCEACKAFFKRTIQGNIEYSCPASNECEITKRRRKACQACRFTKCLKVGMLKEGVRLDRVRGGRQKYKRRPEVENATYQSAPLPLTKESEKGSSNIIVSHLLVAEPEKLFAMPDPLQPDTAQRTLTTLCDLADRELVVIIGWAKHIPGFLSLSLADQMSVLQSVWLEVLVLGVAYRSLGCEDEVVFAEDFVLDEEMSRVAGLTELNAAISQLARRFRALNVDREEFVMLKAIALTNSDSVYIEDMDAVQKLRDLLHQALLELESQRRPDDPQRAGRLLLTLPLLRQTAGRALTTFYSIKTRGGIPMHKLFLEMLEAMMDSP